Proteins encoded together in one Triticum dicoccoides isolate Atlit2015 ecotype Zavitan chromosome 7B, WEW_v2.0, whole genome shotgun sequence window:
- the LOC119337450 gene encoding cysteine-rich receptor-like protein kinase 6 encodes MASGSQTQESKQPSPELPKQLPFDFLKKITNDFAEDRKISGSPFGTLYKGIVPDDGRVIAVKKLQENAPMPADKQFNKEVQNVMSLKHENIVEVVGFCSETQKKLVQFDKRYIQADITESLICYEYLPNGSLQENLFEPKDSTKQDISWDTRFKIIKGICQGLYFLHKLDIPIVHMDLKPENILLDANMVPKIADFALSRVFGQEQTRLCTQTVVGSYGYMAPEYLYRGEISAQSDIYSLGLVIIEIATREQNPREKDQPSARSFVDKVRKEWTLENITSEYSSLDHESLQQVKTCIDIGSKCVEIDRTKRPRIEEIVNSLKGLHPSQRVTEVARPSTTTKKSISSFFGHKK; translated from the exons ATGGCCTCCGGGAGTCAAACCCAGGAGAGCAAGCAGCCAAGCCCGGAGCTGCCGAAGCAGCTGCCGTTCGACTTTCTCAAGAAGATCACCAACGATTTCGCCGAAGACCGCAAGATAAGCGGCAGCCCCTTCGGCACACTCTACAAG GGGATTGTGCCGGATGACGGCAGAGTGATTGCGGTGAAGAAGCTTCAGGAGAACGCGCCAATGCCGGCTGACAAGCAGTTCAACAAGGAGGTCCAGAATGTGATGTCTCTCAAGCATGAGAACATTGTGGAGGTCGTTGGGTTCTGCAGCGAGACGCAGAAGAAACTGGTGCAGTTTGATAAGAGATACATCCAGGCAGACATCACTGAGAGCTTGATCTGCTATGAGTATTTACCTAATGGGAGCCTTCAGGAGAATCTTTTTG AGCCCAAAGATTCGACTAAACAAGATATTAGTTGGGACACACGCTTCAAAATAATCAAGGGGATTTGCCAGGGCTTATATTTTCTGCACAAGTTGGACATTCCCATTGTCCATATGGATTTGAAGCCTGAAAATATACTGTTGGATGCAAATATGGTGCCAAAGATCGCCGATTTTGCACTCTCACGGGTCTTTGGCCAAGAACAAACCCGACTGTGCACACAAACAGTTGTCGGATCATA TGGGTACATGGCTCCAGAATATCTTTACAGAGGTGAAATCTCGGCTCAGTCAGACATATACAGTTTAGGCCTAGTGATAATCGAGATCGCCACCAGAGAGCAGAATCCTCGCGAAAAAGACCAACCATCTGCGAGAAGTTTTGTCGATAAA GTGCGTAAAGAATGGACGCTGGAGAACATAACATCCGAGTATTCATCACTGGATCATGAAAGCCTCCAACAAGTTAAAACATGCATTGATATTGGGTCAAAATGTGTTGAGATTGATAGAACAAAAAGACCTCGGATAGAAGAAATCGTTAACTCGCTCAAAGGACTACATCCAAGCCAAAGGGTTACCGAG GTCGCCCGTCCGTCTACAACTACCAAGAAGTCAATTAGCTCCTTTTTTGGTCATAAGAAATGA
- the LOC119337448 gene encoding polyamine oxidase 1-like, with amino-acid sequence MKPCTAIALLLVVAAQCAALATAAGPRVIIVGAGMSGISAGKRLYEAGITDLVILEATDRIGGRIHKTKFAGVNVEMGANWVEGVNGDEMNPIWTMANGTGGLNLRTFRSDFDHLASNTYKQDGGLYDEKVVEKIIERMDEVEESGSKLSGTLHHSGQQDMSVMAMQRLNDHMPSGPARPVDMVIDYYQHDFEFAEPPRVTSLQNTQPLPTFSNFGDDVYFVADQRGYESVVYHVAGQYLKTDRKSGAIVDPRLKLNTVVREISYFPSGVTVKTEDNKVYRADYVVVSASLGVLQTDLIRFKPQLPSWKIVSIYQFDMAVYTKIFLKFPKRFWPEGTGKEFFLYASGRRGYFPVWEQFEQQYPGSNVLLVTVTDDESRRIEQQSDNQTMAEAVAVLRKMFPGKDVPDATEILVPRWWSNRFFKGSFSNWPIGVNRYEYDLIRAPVGRVYFTGEHTSEKYNGYVHGAYLAGIDSADILINCAKKKMCKYDVKGKHD; translated from the exons atGAAGCCCTGCACGGCCATAGCTCTGCTGCTCGTCGTAGCAGCACAATGCGCCGCCCTGGCCACCGCCGCCGGTCCCAGAGTCATCATCGTCGGCGCCGGCATGTCCG GGATCTCGGCTGGGAAGAGGCTGTACGAGGCTGGGATCACTGACCTGGTGATCCTGGAGGCGACGGACCGCATCGGCGGGCGCATCCACAAGACCAAGTTCGCCGGGGTGAACGTGGAGATGGGTGCCAACTGGGTGGAAGGGGTGAACGGCGACGAGATGAACCCCATCTGGACCATGGCCAATGGCACCGGAGGACTCAACCTCAGGACCTTCCGCTCCGACTTCGACCACCTCGCCAGCAACACCTACAAGCAAGA CGGTGGCCTCTACGACGAGAAAGTTGTTGAGAAGATAATCGAGAGGATGGATGAAGTGGAGGAGAGTGGGAGCAAGCTCTCCGGCACCTTGCACCACAGCGGCCAACAGGACATGTCGGTCATGGCCATGCAACGCCTCAACGACCA CATGCCTTCGGGCCCTGCGAGGCCGGTGGACATGGTGATCGACTACTACCAGCACGACTTTGAGTTCGCGGAGCCGCCGCGCGTGACGAGCCTGCAGAACACGCAGCCACTGCCGACGTTCAGCAACTTTGGCGACGACGTCTACTTCGTGGCCGACCAGCGTGGGTATGAGTCCGTGGTGTACCACGTCGCGGGGCAGTACCTCAAGACCGACCGCAAGTCCGGCGCCATCGTCGACCCGAGGCTCAAGCTCAACACGGTGGTGCGGGAGATCAGCTACTTCCCGAGCGGCGTCACGGTGAAAACCGAGGACAACAAGGTGTACCGTGCCGACTACGTCGTCGTCTCGGCCAGCCTCGGCGTTCTCCAGACCGACCTCATACGGTTCAAGCCGCAGCTGCCGTCGTGGAAGATCGTGTCCATCTACCAGTTCGACATGGCCGTCTACACCAAGATCTTCCTCAAGTTCCCCAAGAGGTTCTGGCCGGAGGGCACCGGCAAGGAGTTCTTCCTCTACGCCAGCGGCAGGAGAGGCTACTTCCCCGTGTGGGAGCAGTTCGAGCAGCAGTACCCCGGGTCCAACGTGCTGCTGGTCACGGTCACCGACGACGAGTCGAGGAGGATCGAGCAGCAGTCCGACAACCAGACCATGGCCGAGGCAGTGGCGGTGTTGCGGAAGATGTTCCCCGGAAAGGACGTGCCGGACGCCACCGAGATCCTCGTGCCGAGGTGGTGGTCCAACCGGTTCTTCAAGGGCTCCTTCTCCAACTGGCCCATCGGCGTCAACCGCTACGAATACGACCTCATCCGG GCCCCCGTTGGGAGGGTTTACTTCACGGGTGAGCACACGAGCGAAAAATACAACGGATATGTCCACGGGGCGTACCTTGCAG GTATTGATTCTGCTGACATCCTGATCAACTGTGCCAAGAAGAAGATGTGCAAATATGATGTCAAGGGAAAGCATGACTAA